The sequence TGGTCTTCATTCCCCGCAACGCGCCCGGTGTTACCATCACCGACGACTGGGATGGCTTCGGTCAGCGTGTTACCGGCAGCGGCTCGGTCCAGTTTGAGCATGTGCAGGTCAAACCCGAGTGGATCGTACCGTTCAAGGCGTCGTTCGACCGGCCGACGACGATCGGCCCACAGGCACAGCTCATGCATGCCGCGATCGATCTTGGCATCGGGCAGGGCGCCTACCGCGAGATGCTGCGGTTCATCAGGGAGCGCTCGCGTCCGTGGATCGACGCGAAGGTCGAGCGGGCCGTCGATGATCCGCTGACTCTTTATGGCGTCGGCGAGGTCAAGGTGCGGCTGCGGGCGGCCGAAGCCTTGCTTGCCAGAGCGGCGGCGCTGGTCGACACGGCACAGTGCGACATGACGGAACAGACCGTCGCAGCGGCATCAATTGCAGTGGCGGAGGCGAAAATCCTGTCGACAAAGGCGGGGCTATTGGCCGGCAGCAAGCTGTTCGAACTTTCGGGAACCTCGTCCACGCTCTCGGAGGACAACCTCGACCAATACTGGCGCAATGTGCGAACCCACACGCTGCACGACCCGGTTCGCTGGAAATACCAGGCGATCGGACACTACTATCTGAGCGGAAAGCTACCGCCACGTCACGGCGCAATCTGAATGCAAACGGAGGCGGAGGGAGACCTTGGCTCAGAAGAAGCAGATCTTACTAAACGCGTTCAACATGAACTCTGTCGGCCACATCAACCACGGGCTCTGGACGCATCCGCGCGATCAGTCACACCGGTACAAGACCCTCGACTACTGGACGTCGCTCGCCCAGACGCTGGAACGCGGCCTGTTCGACGGCGTGTTTCTCGCCGACATCATCGGCGTCTACGACGTCTATCAAGGCTCGGCGGATCTTACGGTGAGGGAGTCCATCCAGTTACCCATCAACGATCCGCTCTTGCTGGTTTCGGCAATGGCCGCGGTGACGAAGAATCTGGGCTTTGGCGTCACTGTCAACGTCAACTCAGAAGCGCCCTACCTTTTTGCCCGGCGGATGTCGACGCTCGACCACCTGACGGACGGCAGGATCGGCTGGAATATCGTCACGGGCTACCTCGACAGTGCGGCCAGAGCTCTAGGAGAAGACGCCCAGGCCGAGCATGACAGTCGCTATGATCGAGCCGACGAATATCTCGAGGTGCTTTACAAGCTCTGGGAGGGAAGTTGGGACGACGATGCCATCTTGCTCGACAAAGCCAACCGCGTGTTTGCAGATCCGAGCAAGATCCGGCCCATAGAGCATGATGGTCGATACTATCGGTCGAACGGATATCATCTCAGTGAGCCGTCGCGGCAAAGGACGCCCGTGCTCTATCAGGCGGGAACCTCGGGGAGGGGACGGCAATTCGCCGCCCGTCACGCCGAGTGCGTGTTTATCACCGGTAGCGACAAATCGTCGGCCCGAACCGCAGCCCGTGCTCTCCGCCAGGAAGCTGTCGATGCAGGACGCCGAGCGGAGGACATCAAGATCCTAGTAGGGGTCACGGTGGTCACCGGTGCAACGACTGGTGAAGCCAAAGACAAGCATGCCGAATATCTCCATTACGCAAATCCGGAAGCAGGCCTTGCTCATTTCTCGGCTGGTACTGGCATCGACTTCTCGAAATACGATCTAGACGAGGAGATCGTCTACGGGACGTCCAATGCCATTCAGTCTCAAACCCAGCTTGCGAAGCAGCGTGGATGGACTAAGCGCCAGTTACTTGGCGAACTCGCCATCGGTGGGCGGTATCCAACGATCGTCGGCAACGGCTCCCAGGTCGCGGACGAACTTGCGTCGTGGATCGAGGAGGGCGAGATCGATGGGTTCAATCTGACCCGCACCGTCGTCCCGGAAAGCTACGAAGACTTCGTCGAGCACGTGGTACCTGCCGTGCAAGATCGTGGGATCTACAAGACTACCTACCAGGAAGGCTCGCTGCGGCAAAAGATCTTCAGAGACGGCGACAAGGTGCCCGATCGGCATCATGCGGCCAGCTATCGGGCTGCGCGAGACAGGTAGAACGCACAGAGCCCCAAGCCGAGCGGATATCGCGATTCATCGACGGCACTTGCTGCAGATTGGGTCTTCCTTCGATGCTCCGAACGAGCCGTTCTTCTGGCGCCTAAGGCGCGAAGGTCTAGGGTTTTGGATACCAGGAAAGATCCGCGACCGCCGGCCCAATGAAGTGGAAAATAGAGCGCGTGTTTAAAATCGAGATCGCCGCGCGTTGTCGCGAAGCCATCCGGATTTTGGCTGCGTTGACCTGAAGTCAATAAATTTAATATACAACTCTGTGCCTGATGGACAAAAAAAGAGGCTACGGACGTAAAGCCGGGCCTCCAGATGTGAAGGTCGAAAACCTCCAGAGGGGAACAGCCGACGTAGCGGGTCGGGAGGAATGAATCGCCGTGAATCGCCGACTATCAAGATGATGACCGAAGGTCGTTAACGATGCGAAGTATAAGGCACTCAAATCGAGGCCCGCCTTGACAAATTCTACCACCGGCGGCCTCAGAAAGACCCGCAATCAGCCGATGAATGTTGAAAGACGAAGTCGGCAGAGCCCGCCGCTGCGTATCGAGACCGTCATTCACGCTCTCGATGCGAGGCTCGAGAGAAGCATCCGACTAGGCCCGAACAGCCGATCCGTAGTGGAATCCAACGCTGGCGATCCTCGGCCGACAGCTGTATGCAGCTTGCGGAAGACGAACGAAGGTCACCTATGAGAACAGAATTTCTGCTTTGGCTCGGCGGCGCAATGGCAACATTCCTGGGCGCGGCGACCGCTTCAGGCACCTATATTGCAACCAACAGCATTCTTGTGCTGGTCCCGCCAGTCGCGCTTTATTGTGTGGGTAATCTCATCATCGTGCGGCTGATGACAGAGGGTGGAATGGGGCTTGCTATATCGGTTTCCGCCGTTGCTCAGCTGCTGCTCCCTCGCAGATGGTAGGGGCAGGACCGGGCTTGATCGCGATGATGCTGTTGTTGTTCCCAATGGGGCAAAGACAAAGCGGCGAGCATGGTTGAGCGCAAAGAAGAGCGATATTTGCTCTTGAGCCCATCGCGATGGGACACGGTAGGAGCGGGGACATCAGATGATGTATTCCGGCTCCGCCAGAGTTTGATCCATCGTAATGCCGGGAAGGCCCGAATGACGTCTTCCGGTCGGAGTCGCAGGAATGCCGACGACGGACGTATACGGCGCTACGGAGCCGACAACCACGCTGCCGGCGCCGACCTTGGCGCCCATGCCAATCTCTATATTCCCGAGGATCTTTGCGCCGGCTCCGATCAGCGCCCCGCGCCTTACCTTCGGATGGCGATCACCGCTTTCCTTTCCGGTTCCGCCCAAGGTCACGTTTTGAAGGATCGATACGTCGTCTTCGACAATTGCTGTCTCGCCGATAACGAGGCCGCTTCCATGATCGAGCATGATGCTCTTTCCCATTTTCGCGGCGGGATGAATATCGACCCCAAAGACCTCGGAAATGCGGCTTTGCACGTGCCGGGCCATGTGGATACGGTCATGATGCCAAAGCCAATGCGCGACACGCTGCCCCTGCAAAGCCACGAATCCCTTGAAATATAGGAATGGCGTCAGGATTTCCGCAT comes from Rhizobium sp. NXC24 and encodes:
- the cysE gene encoding serine O-acetyltransferase, with translation MAGLNRSLSDLSKEPPLSSDVSGLWEALCGEAMDASSKDPSLTRTMNSAVLYHASFAQALAQRIAFKLANHDLDQDELLSVVAQALISNPDIVDHAAADLAAIKERDPSNAEILTPFLYFKGFVALQGQRVAHWLWHHDRIHMARHVQSRISEVFGVDIHPAAKMGKSIMLDHGSGLVIGETAIVEDDVSILQNVTLGGTGKESGDRHPKVRRGALIGAGAKILGNIEIGMGAKVGAGSVVVGSVAPYTSVVGIPATPTGRRHSGLPGITMDQTLAEPEYII
- a CDS encoding LLM class flavin-dependent oxidoreductase; protein product: MAQKKQILLNAFNMNSVGHINHGLWTHPRDQSHRYKTLDYWTSLAQTLERGLFDGVFLADIIGVYDVYQGSADLTVRESIQLPINDPLLLVSAMAAVTKNLGFGVTVNVNSEAPYLFARRMSTLDHLTDGRIGWNIVTGYLDSAARALGEDAQAEHDSRYDRADEYLEVLYKLWEGSWDDDAILLDKANRVFADPSKIRPIEHDGRYYRSNGYHLSEPSRQRTPVLYQAGTSGRGRQFAARHAECVFITGSDKSSARTAARALRQEAVDAGRRAEDIKILVGVTVVTGATTGEAKDKHAEYLHYANPEAGLAHFSAGTGIDFSKYDLDEEIVYGTSNAIQSQTQLAKQRGWTKRQLLGELAIGGRYPTIVGNGSQVADELASWIEEGEIDGFNLTRTVVPESYEDFVEHVVPAVQDRGIYKTTYQEGSLRQKIFRDGDKVPDRHHAASYRAARDR
- a CDS encoding SfnB family sulfur acquisition oxidoreductase → MTNASPSSSIEPIRRRPASIASDEEAIAAATRLAEEFAHGASERDRDRVLPWEELEEFTASGLWGITVPRAYGGPGLCNRTLAQVIAIIGAADGSLSQIPQNHYYALEVLRVGGSEEQKRFFYGRVLAGERFGNALAEVGQRDFTRRTRLVIDESGAFVEGRKFYCTGALYAHWIPTLAVAVEDGLETSYLVFIPRNAPGVTITDDWDGFGQRVTGSGSVQFEHVQVKPEWIVPFKASFDRPTTIGPQAQLMHAAIDLGIGQGAYREMLRFIRERSRPWIDAKVERAVDDPLTLYGVGEVKVRLRAAEALLARAAALVDTAQCDMTEQTVAAASIAVAEAKILSTKAGLLAGSKLFELSGTSSTLSEDNLDQYWRNVRTHTLHDPVRWKYQAIGHYYLSGKLPPRHGAI